CCGTCGCGCGCGAAGACGGCATCGGCATGGCGTTGATCCCGGAAGACCGTAAGACCGAAGGCCTGATGCTGCCGATGACGGTGCGCGAAAACCTGTCTTTCGCCGCGCTCGACCGGTTGTCCAAAGGCGGCATCATCGACCGCGCCGCCGAACAGCAACTGATCGACGACATGGTGGGCTTGCTGGCGATCAAGACGGCGGGTCTGGATATCCCGGTCGGCGCGCTGTCGGGTGGCAACCAGCAGAAGGTGGTCATCGCCAAATGGTTGATGCGCCAGCCACGCATCATCCTGCTCAACGATCCGACACGCGGCATCGATGTCGGCACCAAGCAGGAGCTCTACCAACTGATGCGCAAGCTCGCCGACGCGGGTGCCGCGATCCTGTTCTATTCGACCGACTATGACGAGCTGATCGGCTGCTGCGACCGTGTGCTGGTTCTCTATGACGGGGCAGTCAAGCGCGAACTGGTCGGCGCCGAGATCACCGAGCGGGCGCTGATTGCCAGCGCGCTCAACATTCACGGCGAAGGAAACCCGATGAGCCAAGGAGTGGACGCGTGAAGGATTGGCGCTACTGGCTAGCCGAACAGCGCGGAACGCTGCTGGCGCTCGGCATCTTCATCGTCATGTTCATCATCTACACCTCGAACCATCCGGCGGGTTTTACCGCCAACGTCGTGCAGACGGCGGCCAACAAGGGCGTGCTGCTTGCCTTCGTCGCCATGGCGCAGACGCTGGTGGTGATCACCGCCGGCATCGACCTGTCCGTCGGCATGATTTTTTTGCTCACCAACTGCCTGGCCTCCTGGCTGGTGGTGGGCACGCCAACGCAGACGGCGCTGGGCGTCATCGCCGTGCTGGCGGTCGGCCTCCTGTGCGGGGCGATCAACGGCGCCATCGTCATCTATGGGCGGCTGCAACCGATCGTCGCCACCATAGCCACCGGTGCCGTCTATTACGGCATCGGGCTGCTGTTGCGGCCGTTTCCCGGCGGTTCGGTCAATGAGGATTTTGCTGATGCGCTGACCGGCCGCGTGTTCGACGTGGTGCCGGCGAGCCTCGTCGTGCTGTTGGCCGTCGTGCTGGTGGTGTGGGTGCCGTTCAGCCGCTCGGTGCTCGGTCGCGCCGCCTACGCCGCCGGGTCGTCGGAGACGGCTGCCTATATGTCGGGCGTGCCGATCCGCCGGGGCAAGTTCGCCGCCTATACGCTGGCCGGGCTGCTGGCCGCCATCGGCGGGCTGTTCCTGACCTTCTTCACCTATACGGGGGAGGCGGCCTATGCGAGCGGCAACTCCTACACGCTGTTTTCCATCGCCGCCGTGGTGCTCGGCGGCGTCTCGCTGTTTGGCGGCAAGGGCAGCGCCATCGGCGCGATCTTCGGCGCGCTTGCCTTCCGCACCATCGGCGACCTGCTTTTCGTTTTCGATTTCGATCCGCTCTGGCAGCCGCTGTTCCAGGGCGTTATCCTGCTGATCGCCGTCAGCCTCGGTGCCTTCGCGCTGTTTCGGGTCCGCAACCGGCTGGAGTGGTTCCTGTGAGCGAGACGACATTGGGCGGCATCGCCGGACATATGCCAAAATTTTTGCGCCGCGCCGATCCGGCGGTGCTGACCGCCTTTGCCTGCATCGTGCTGCTGCTGTTCCTGGGCAGTCTCTATTCGCGCAGCTTCCTGTCGCCTGAATATCTGCTGCAGCAGCTCAAGGTGGCATCGTTCCTGGGGGTCATCGCCACCGGCATGATGCTGGTCATCCTGCTCGGCCAGATCGACCTGTCGGTGCCGTGGGCGGTGGCTGCGGGCGCGATGATGGCCTGCGCGGCGGCGGCATATGGTCCGGTCGGGGTGGCGCTGGCCATTCCCTTCGGCATTTTCTGCGGTGTCTTGATCGGCGTCGTCAACGGCATCGGCGTCGCCTATCTGCGGATACCCTCGATGATCATCACGCTGGCCACCAACGCGGTCGCGCAGGGGCTGATGGTCGTCTATACGGGCGGCTTCTCGCCACAGGATTCGGCCACAACAGCCATGCGCTACCTTGCGACAGGTTTTACCATTCCCGGCGTCCCCAATGCCGTCATCATCTGGGCTGTCATCGGCGCAGCAACCGTGTTCGTGCTCTCGCGAACCAGCTTCGGCCGCACCGTCTACGGCATCGGCAATCGTGAGCGCGCGGCCTATCTGTCAGGCATCGATACGCGCCGCGTGGTGATGATCGCGTTTGCCGTGTCCGGCGGGCTCTCGGCCTTCGGTGGCGTGCTTCTGGCCGGTTATGCCTCCAAGGCGGCACAGTCGATGGGGGATACCTACCTTTTGCCGTCGATCGCGGCGGTGGTGCTCGGCGGTACCTCGATCCTTGGCGGGCGCGGCTCCTATCTCGGCACGGTGGCCGGCGTCATCCTGATCACGCTCCTGCAATCCATCCTGTCGGTCATGCAGATGCCGGAGGCGGGGCGGCAGATCATCTATGGCGTGGTCATCGTCGCCATGCTCCTGCTCTACGGCCGCGCGCCGGCAAGCCGCTGATCCGTATCGTGGGCGAAGACACAGCACAGTCGCCCGCGGGTGCTTTCGGTTCGCCACCGGCCATCGTGGTGATGGGCGTCGCGGGTTGCGGCAAGTCGATCGTCGGCAAGGGACTGGCCGCCACGCTCGGCGCCACCTTCATCGAGGGCGACAGGCTGCATCCACCCGAAAACGTCGCGCGCATGGCCAGCGGCGAGCCGCTCACCGACACGTTGCGCGCGGGCTGGCTCGACGCCATCGGCCAGCAGGTCGCGGCATCCGTGAGCAGCGGACTGAGCGTGGTGGCAACCTGCTCGGCGTTGAAGCGCGGCTATCGCGACCGCCTGCGCGGCTTTTGCCGCGGCATTGTTTTCCTCTATCTGGAGATCGACCCCGCCACGGCGCGGCGGCGCGTGGCCAACCGCAGGGGGCACTTCATGCCGGCAAGCCTTGTCGACAGCCAGTTTGCCATTCTCGAAGCACCGGAAGCGGATGAGGCGGCATTGACGCTCGATGCGAAGCGCCCGGTCGCCGACATCGTCGCCGAGGCTGCCGGCCTATTGCGAAAGCCGTAAGCCGGCATCATTGCCGGGTGCGACGCTGTCCTGTCTCTCGCTAAGCCCCTCATGGCCGGACCATGACATCATCTGCTCGGGATGCAGCTTCAGCGCCTCGAGCAGGCGGTCACGCTTGAGCAGGATATATTCAGCCAGCAGCGCCATGTTCTTGGCTTCCATCGCCGGTGTTTCGGACGCTTGCCTCGCCGCCGGCACCAGTTCGGGGCTGATGACCGCGCGATATTCGCGAAACGCGATGGTCTCGAAGGTCGACATGGCGAACAGCGCAGTGCCGGCCCTGGCGGCGAAATTCGCCGGCGCCGAGGCAAGATGGGTCCAGCCGCTCTCTCCCATCGCCGCCTCCGCGAAGGTCGAACCAGCCTGGATGGTGTTGGTCATAAGCACGACGCCGTTGTTCTTCAGGATCTTCTGGATGCGGGCGGTGACCTGATAGGTGTCGTTGCGATCGAAGACGATGCGGCTTTTGAGGTAGCGGTTCTCGACCTCGACCAGCGCCGGGTTCAGGAAGCGCAGGCCGAATATCGTGTCGGAGATGCCGTGAAAGTCGATGCTGACCTGATGCGCATCGATGCCGGCTTCGTGCAGTGCGCGCTTGCCGATGATGGTCTGGGCGGTGAACAGATCGCACCAGAGGATGGCGCCGCGACCGCGCAGCAGCGCGGCTTGCAGGCCGTGCGCACCTTCCAGCCGGATCAGCGGCGACCAGCGCGTGCGGCACAGATGCGCGGCAAACGTCAGGCGGCGGCGATGGTTGGCGGCGAGCAGGCCCATGAACAGTGCTTCCGCATCGATGCCGCCGCCGAGCACGGCACGCACTGCCTTGGCGTAGCGCGCAAAGTCCTTGCGGATATGGCGCTTCAGGCGGAGCCTGGACACTTTCTGGCAAACAGGTGCCCACCATTCGACGGGCAGCAATGCCGCCACACCGAGATAGAAGCCGAGCAGAAGGCTCTCGCGCGGATCCCTGTTCGAGAACCCCCGCAGCCTTGCTGGCCTTATCAGCTTTCGGCTGAAGAACAGGACCGACTCTTCACGCCCGGGAACCGGGGCATCGGCGATGATCTCGGAGCGATAGCGGTCGCCGGACGGTCGGTTCCGATGGGCTGTCCGGGATCTTGTGAGCCACGTCAGCCTCATGCAGGCCGCTATATCTGCGAGGTCAGTTCGACCGGGAAATCGTCATTGTCGGCATCGCGCATGGCGGCAAGGCTGCGATTGTCGAGCACTTCGGCGATCGCCTGCCTCACTTCCAGCATCATGTGCCGGACCTGGCAGGTTGCCTCGTCGCAGTCCTCGCAGCGCTGGTACTGCGTGCGGCTGGCGCAGGGAATCGGCGCCAGCGGCCCGTCGAGCACCCTAACGACATGGCCGATCTTGATCTCGGCAGCTGGACGGGCGAGGCGATAGCCGCCTTCCTTGCCCTTGCGGCTCTGGACGAAGCCGGCATTGCGCAACTCGCCCAGGATGGCATCGAGGAATTTCTTCGGGATATTGTTGGCCACCGCGATGTCGTTGACGAAGGCCAATTGGCCAACCGGCAGGCCGGACAGATGCACGAGGGCCTTGAGGCCGTATTTGCCTTTTTTTGTCAGCATGCCCAGATCAACCCATAAAGCCCCAACCACTCGCATCTGGCGACTGTTTGTGTGCAAATAATGACGTTTTGATCACGCGATGATGTTTCGCGAAAACAAGCCCGCCCAACGGCACGTTAGGCACAAACGCGTTGATTCTTCGTAACGTTTTTCACAGATGAAGCCGATATTGCTGTGGAGACCGGGTTGCCGGCGCATGAAATGGAAAAAGCCGGCAAAGCGCCGGCTTTCTCATTTCTAGCGGATGATGCAGATGTCAGCGGCTGCCATAGGCCTGGTCGAGCAGGCCGCCGGCGGCAAAATGCTCCTTCTGCACCTTGTCCCAGCCACCGAACACGTCTTCGACCGTCAGCAGCCGGACATCGGGAAACTGGTCCTTGTACTTGGCGGCAACGGCGGCGTCGCGAACGCGGTTGCCATTCTCAGCCAGGATGTCCTGTCCCTGCGGCGTGTAGAGGAAGTCCAGATAGGTCTTGGCGAGATCGCGCGTGCCATGCTCGTCGGCGACCTTGTCGACAATCGCCACCGGGAATTCGGCGAGCAGGCTGACCGAGGGTGTGACCTGTTCGAACTTGTCGTCGCCATACTCCTTGCGGATGCCGCGCGTCTCGGACTCGAAGGTGATCAGCACGTCGCCGATCTCGCGCTGCACGAAGGTGGTGGTCGCGGCGCGTCCGCCGGTGTCGAAGATCGGCACGTTGTTGAACAGCTTGGTGATGAACTCCTTCACCTTGGCATCGTCGCCCTTGAAGGCTTCCTTGGCGTAGGCGGTTGCCGCCAGATAGGTGTAGCGCGCATTGCCCGACGTCTTGGGGTTGGGGAAGATCACCTGCACGTCGTCGCGCACCAGGTCGTTCCAATCCTTGATGTGCTTGGGATTGCCGGCGCGCACCAGGAAGGATGGCAGCGAATAGAAGGGCGAGGCGTTGTCGGGAAAGTCCTTTTGCCAGTCGGCGGAGACGAGGCCTTTCTTGACCAGGAAGTCGACATCGGTGACCTGGTTGAAAGTGACGACGTCGGCGGCGAGCCCTTCGGCGATGGCGCGCGCCTGCGCCGAGGTCCCGGCATGCGACTGGTCGACGGTGACGCCAGGATGCTCGGCGACGAAGGCCTTGTTGACCTGCACGAACAGTTCACGGCCGACATCGTAGGATGCGTTGAGCAGCTTGTCGGCTGACCAGGCTTGGGAGGATGCCAGGAAGAGGCCGGCCAAGGTTGCCGTGGCCAGGAAAAATCGCTTCATGAAAATGGGTCTCCAGTGCAATTCGTTTATCGCGCGAACATAGCCGTGGCGCGCGGTGCGCGACGAGGCACGCGCAGGGGCCGTGTGACCCTTCGGCGAGAAAAGTTATTGCCGGAACAGGCAGTTGTTAGGATTTTCTTCCAAGATGAATCATTCTGCATCCTTTGGCGGCGCGTTGAAGGCATCTGGGTGCACAATCGTTCCAGAACCGGCCGATGCGAATGTGACCGATACGGCGCACTTCGCGCCGAGCTGGAAGGCATGGACCAGGCCATCGGCCATAACGACCTGTTCATTGGTGACGGCAAACACGGGTGAGTTCAGCCGGATCAAGGGCCTGAAGGTCGAGAACTGGCTGGTATAGGCCGACCGAGGATCAGGTGGCCGGAAACAGCTTCCAACGACCGGGCCGGAACGCCACGCGGCTCTTCTGTGCCGCCGGATGGTTGACCGGCAGTTCGATCTCGACGCGCTGGCGGTCGCCGCCGATTTCGAGTTCGACGCGCCTTGTGCCTGCGACGCGACGGCTGGCGGCGACCGTGCCGGCGATGCAGCCGCTGCAGCCGTCCATCAGTTCGACATCGTGCGGGCGGAAGAACAGCGTCGCATCGCCCGAGGGTTCGTGCGGCGCGAAAAGCCCGATCGGACGGTCGGCAAGCCAGATTTCGCCGTTCTCGACCTTGACGGGAAGCGAGCTCGATTCCCCGATGAAGCCGTAGACGAAGGGCGAGTTCGGGGTGTCGTAGATGTCGTCGGCGGTGCCGACCTGCTCGATCCGGCCCTGGCTCATCACCACGACGCGGTCGGCAAGCTCCAGTGCCTCTTCCTGGTCGTGCGTGACGAAGACGGTGGTGTGGCCGGTGGCGTCGTGGATCTCGCGCAGCCAGCGGCGCAATTCCCGGCGCACCTGCGCATCGAGCGCGCCGAACGGTTCGTCGAGCAGCAGCACCTTGGGTTCGATGGCCATGGCGCGTGCCAGCGCCACGCGCTGGCGCTGGCCGCCGGAAAGCTGCGCCGGATAGCGCTTTTCGAGGCCCGAAAGCTGGACGAGGTCGAGAAGCTCCGAGGCACGGCGGCGGATTTCCGCAGCCGGCGGACGCGTCGATCCGTGGCGGACCTTCAGGCCGAAACCGATATTGTCGGCGACGGTCATGTGCCGGAACAGCGCGTAGTGCTGGAAAACGAAACCGACATTGCGCTCCTGGATCGACTTCTGCGAGGCGTCCTCGTCGCCGAAGAAGATCTTGCCGCGCGTCGGCCGCTCCAGCCCGGCAATCAGCCTGAGCAGCGTCGTCTTGCCGGAACCGGATGGCCCCAGCAAGGCGATCAACTCGCCCGACTTGATGTCGAGCGACACGTCGTGGAGCGCGGGAAACCGCTCAAACTCCTTGCGCACGTTGGCAACGCGAACTTCCATCAATAGTCCCTTTGTCGTGGATGCATGTGGTTATCCCAAAACCGGTAGCCACTTTTGGGCGATATGCATTTTTCAGTGTCCGCGCGTCGCGGCGAGTTCGGCGCCGTAGCGCATCTCGAGAAGTGTTTTCAAGACCAACGTGACGAGCGCCAGGCCCGCAAGCAACGAAGCCACAGCGAAGGCGCCAACCGCGTTGTACTCATTGTAGAGGATTTCGACATGCAGCGGCATGGTGTTGGTCAGGCCGCGTATATGGCCTGATACCACGGACACCGCACCAAACTCGCCCATGGCGCGCGCGTTGCACAGGAGCACACCGTAGAGCAGCCCCCATTTGACGTTGGGCAGCGTGACATACCAGAAAGTCTGCCAGCCATTGGCGCCGAGCGAAAGTGCTGCTTCCTCATCGCCGTTGCCCTGTTCCTGCATCAGCGGGATCAGCTCGCGCGCGACAAAGGGGAAGGTGACGAAGACGGTCGCCAACACAATGCCGGGCACGGCGAACAGGATGACGATGCCATGCGCCTTCAGCCAACCGCCGAGCAGCCCCTGCGCCCCAAACAGAAGCACGTAGACGAGGCCGGAAATGACCGGGGAGACCGAGAAGGGCAGGTCGATCAGCGTGGTCAGGAAGGCCTTGCCCTTGAACTCGAACTTGGCGATCGCCCAGGCGGCGGAGATGCCGAAGACAATGTTGAGCGGCACCGAGATCGCCGCCACCAGCAGCGTCAGCCGGATGGCCGAGCGGGTGTCGGCATCGCCCAGCGACTGCAGATAGGCGCCAATGCCCTTGGCGAAGGCCTCGTGGAAGACGATGATCAGGGGCAGCAGCAGAAAGATGCCAAGGAAGGCAAAGACGATGGTCATCAGCACGGCTTGCGCCGGCCGGCTCTCGGTCACCGCCGCTGAGCGGCTTTCATGATGCGGTTCCCAGGATTTGATTTCGGGGTCAGCCATAGCGCTTGCGGCTCCATGTCTGTGCCAGATTGACGACGAGCAGCATCACGAACGACAGAGCCAGCATGATCGCTGCGATCGCGGTCGCCGCCGGATAATTGTATTCTTCCAGCCGGATGACGATCAGAAGCGGCGCGATCTCCGATTTGTAAGGCAGATTGCCGGCGATGAAGATGACCGATCCGTATTCGCCGACGCCGCGCGCGAAGGCGAGCGAAAAGCCGGTGATGATGGCCGGCGCTAGGCCTGGAAACAGGATGCGGGTGATGATCTGGAAGCGGCTGGCGCCAAGCGTTGCCGCGGCTTCCTCCACCTCCTTGTCGATCTCCTCCATGATCGGCTGCACGGTGCGCACGACGAAGGGAAGGCCAATGAACACCAGCGCGATGACGATGCCGAGCGGTGTGTAGGCGACCTTGATGCCGAGTGGCGCCAGAAGGTGGCCGATCCAGCCGTTTGGCGCGTAGAGCGTGGTCAGTGCGATGCCCGCCACCGCCGTCGGCAGGGCGAAGGGCAGGTCGACCATGGCATCGACGACGCGGCGGCCGGGAAAGCGGTAACGCACCAGCACCCAGGCGACAAGTGTGCCAAAGACGACGTTGACCAGGGCGGCGATGAAGGCGGTGCCGAAGCTGATGCGCAGCGCATTGAGGGTGCGGCGGTCGGTTGCGATCGCCCAGAATTCAGGCCAGCCAAGGGCGGCCGAGCGCCAGATCAGCCCGGACAGTGGAATGAGGATGATGAGGGTGAGGTAGGCAAGCGAGAAGCCGAGCGTCAATCCGAAACCCGGAATGACACTCGGCTGTCTGAACCGCCACCCCGCCTGCGCGGGTGCTGTGGTCATGGAATTCTGGATCGTCCCTTTTTATTCAACCAGATTGCTTGGCACTATGGTCCGAAGGCCTTCGGGAAGAAGCCCCTAGGCCTCTCCCCAGCCACTTACTGGGCCGGCTTGTAGATCTGGTCGAATATACCACCGTCGCCGAAATGATAAGGCTGCGCCTTCTTCCAGCCGCCAAAGAGCGGATCGTCGATGGAGATCAGCTTGATCGCAGGCGTTTTAGGAAGATCCTCGGCCGCCACAAGCTCTGGCTTCGCCGGACGATAGTGGTTCTTGGCGATGATCGTCTGCCCTTCCTTGGAATAGAGCCAGCCCAGATAGGCTTCGGCGACCTTGCGTGTGCCCTTGGCGTCGACATTGGCGTCGACGATCGCCACCGGCGGCTCGGCCAGGATCGACGTCGGCGGGTAGACGAGCTCGAAATTGTCGGCGCCGAATTCATCCAGTGCCAGGTAGGCATCGTTTTCCCAGGCGATCAGCACGTCGCCGAGGCCTTTTTGCGCGAAGGTCACCGTCGAGCCGCGCGCGCCCGTGTCGAGCACCGGGGCATTGGCGTAGAGCTTGCCGACGAATTCCTTGGTCTTGGCCTCGTCGCCGCCATCATTGGCGTTGGCGTAGGCCCAGGCGGCGAGATAGTTCCAGCGCGCGCCACCGGAGGTCTTGGGGTTCGGCGTGATCACCTGGACGCCATCCTTGACCAGGTCGTTCCAGTCATGAATGCCCTTGGGATTGCCCTTGCGGACGAGGAAGATGATGGTCGAGGTGTAGGGCGCGGAATTGTTTTCGAATTTCGTGCGCCAGTCGGGGTTGATCTTCTTCGACTTCGAAACGATGGCGTTGATGTCGCCTTCCAGCGCCAGCGTCACCACGTCGGCATCGAGGCCGTCGATCACCGCGCGGGCCTGGGCGCCCGATCCGCCATGCGACTGCTGTATGGTGACCGTCTCACCGGTCTCGGCCTTCCAATGCGCGGCGAAGGCTTCGTCATAGGCCTTGTAAAGCTCGCGCGTCGGGTCATAGGACACGTTGAGGATGGTGGTGTCGGCAAACGCGAAACCCAGTGTGCCGAACTGGACAGATGAGGCGACCAGCGCGCCGAGCAATTTCTTGAAATAAGGTTTGGTCATTCCCGCCTCCGTTGAACTGAGGCGAACTCTACCGAATTGATAGAATTTAGATGCATTCAATGTTGCCTTTTTTGCCCCTCCGAAGCAAATTTTCGCCGCCTATTGGCTGCATGAAGAAATTTCTTCCTCATGCTGGTGAGGCGAGGAGTCAGATCGCGGTTGCGTAAAGGCCGCGATCCTTCGCGCCCACCCCCGCATTGTCGACAATTGGCGAAATCGGCGGTGACAGCCGATCTCCCCACTCGTGGGGGGAGATCGGCAGCTCGCGCCGTCGCGCGAAAAACCAAGGTGGCGAATCCCTTGCCGGATTCTATTCGACAAACACTTTCACGCTTGCCGCCCGTCCAGCCGCATCGATGACCGTCAAGGTCGAATAGCCGGTGCCATCGGGCAGCCAGGTCGCCGTGCGCGTGCGGTCGATGCCGGTGAGCGGCTTGCCGTTGGCTAGCCAGCGGAAGGGTGCGCGGCCACCCTGCAGTTTCAGCACCAGCGGGGTGGCGTCGGCCGAGTTGGTGGCCAGATCGACGCGGGCGCCGTCGGGCGGGAAGATGATGGTCGGCGCCGGCTCCGTCGGTGTCGCCTGCACCAACCCGTCGGAGCCGGCACCAAACCGGGTGAGCGTGACCGGCAATTCGTCGCGCTTGGGGTTCTGGACGCCGGGCGGCCTGCCCGGCAGCGGGACGGCTGCGAGGCCCGAGCGAACAAAACCCTCGAACAGGATCGGGGCGGCCGAGACATAGCCGGACAGGCCGGGCACCGCGCCGGCATCGGGACGACCGACCCAGACGCCCAGCACGTAGCGGCCGTCGAAGCCGACCGACCAGGCGTCGCGATAGCCGTAGGAGGTGCCGGTCTTGTAGGCGATGCCGCGCTGGATGGCGCCTTCCGGCGGCTTGACACCCGACAGAATGTCGATGATCTGCCAGTTGGCCTGGTCATCGAGGATGGTGGCGGTCGAGCTTTGGGCATTGGCCGGCTCGCTGCCGTCATGCAGCGCGTGCGTCTTGCCGCCATTGGCGAGCCCCGTATAGAGCTGGACGAGATCGCGCAGCGTGACGCCAACCCCACCGAGGCCAATCGCGAGGCCAGGCGCCTCGTTGACCGGCAGCACCGGCGTCACGCCGGCCTGGCGGAAGCGCGCCATCAGCCGCGCCGGGCCGACTGCATCGAGCACACGGATCGCCGGCACGTTGAGCGACAGCTGCAATGCCTGGCGGATGCTGACATCGCCCTGGTAGCCCATGTCGAAATTCTTCGGCCGGTAGCCGCCGAAATCGGCCGGACTGTCCTCAATCAGCGTTTCCTGCGCCACCAGCCCCTGCTCGAAGGCGAGCCCGTAGATGAAGGGTTTCAGCGTCGAACCGGGCGAGCGGATGGTCTTGGTCATGTCGATCCAGCCGGAGCGGCTGGCGTCGAAGAAATTGGCCGAGCCGACCTCGCCCAGAATATCGCCGGTGCGGGCGTCAGCCAGCACCATGGCGACAGACAGGCGGGGGCCGAGCTTGGTCGCGGCGTCCCGGGCCACCTGTTCCAGCCCGGCCTGGACGCTCCTGCGAATCGTCAGCTTCAACGGTTGGCCGGGAACTGCCTTGGGCAGCATCGCATAGGCAGCGTGCGCCGCCAACGCCGGAAGCCTGCGCCGTAAGCCTGCGACATCGTCGAGCGCGGCGCGCGCGGCTTCGCGGTCGCCGATGAGGCCGGCCGAAACCATGCGGGTCAGCACCCGGTCGCGGGCGGCGTGCGCGATCCGAAGGTTGCGGTCGGGCCGCCGCCGTTCCGGCAATTGCGGCAGGGCGACGAGCAGGGCGGCTTCCGAAACCGTGAGCCGTTTCGGTTCCTTGCCGAAATAGGCGAGCGATGCGGCGCGCACGCCTTCCAGATTGCCGCCATAGGGGGCCAGCGTCAGGTAGCGTTCGAGGATTTCTCGCTTCGTCAGCCGCCGCTCGATCTGGATGGCGCGCAGCATCTGCTTGATCTTGGAGCCGAGGCTGCGGCTTTCGCGCGGTTCGATCAGCCGCGCCAGTTGCATCGACAGCGTCGAGCCGCCGGACACGATAT
The nucleotide sequence above comes from Mesorhizobium shangrilense. Encoded proteins:
- a CDS encoding sulfate ABC transporter substrate-binding protein, encoding MKRFFLATATLAGLFLASSQAWSADKLLNASYDVGRELFVQVNKAFVAEHPGVTVDQSHAGTSAQARAIAEGLAADVVTFNQVTDVDFLVKKGLVSADWQKDFPDNASPFYSLPSFLVRAGNPKHIKDWNDLVRDDVQVIFPNPKTSGNARYTYLAATAYAKEAFKGDDAKVKEFITKLFNNVPIFDTGGRAATTTFVQREIGDVLITFESETRGIRKEYGDDKFEQVTPSVSLLAEFPVAIVDKVADEHGTRDLAKTYLDFLYTPQGQDILAENGNRVRDAAVAAKYKDQFPDVRLLTVEDVFGGWDKVQKEHFAAGGLLDQAYGSR
- a CDS encoding gluconokinase, whose product is MGEDTAQSPAGAFGSPPAIVVMGVAGCGKSIVGKGLAATLGATFIEGDRLHPPENVARMASGEPLTDTLRAGWLDAIGQQVAASVSSGLSVVATCSALKRGYRDRLRGFCRGIVFLYLEIDPATARRRVANRRGHFMPASLVDSQFAILEAPEADEAALTLDAKRPVADIVAEAAGLLRKP
- the cysT gene encoding sulfate ABC transporter permease subunit CysT; translation: MTTAPAQAGWRFRQPSVIPGFGLTLGFSLAYLTLIILIPLSGLIWRSAALGWPEFWAIATDRRTLNALRISFGTAFIAALVNVVFGTLVAWVLVRYRFPGRRVVDAMVDLPFALPTAVAGIALTTLYAPNGWIGHLLAPLGIKVAYTPLGIVIALVFIGLPFVVRTVQPIMEEIDKEVEEAAATLGASRFQIITRILFPGLAPAIITGFSLAFARGVGEYGSVIFIAGNLPYKSEIAPLLIVIRLEEYNYPAATAIAAIMLALSFVMLLVVNLAQTWSRKRYG
- a CDS encoding sulfate/molybdate ABC transporter ATP-binding protein yields the protein MEVRVANVRKEFERFPALHDVSLDIKSGELIALLGPSGSGKTTLLRLIAGLERPTRGKIFFGDEDASQKSIQERNVGFVFQHYALFRHMTVADNIGFGLKVRHGSTRPPAAEIRRRASELLDLVQLSGLEKRYPAQLSGGQRQRVALARAMAIEPKVLLLDEPFGALDAQVRRELRRWLREIHDATGHTTVFVTHDQEEALELADRVVVMSQGRIEQVGTADDIYDTPNSPFVYGFIGESSSLPVKVENGEIWLADRPIGLFAPHEPSGDATLFFRPHDVELMDGCSGCIAGTVAASRRVAGTRRVELEIGGDRQRVEIELPVNHPAAQKSRVAFRPGRWKLFPAT
- a CDS encoding sulfate ABC transporter substrate-binding protein, with translation MTKPYFKKLLGALVASSVQFGTLGFAFADTTILNVSYDPTRELYKAYDEAFAAHWKAETGETVTIQQSHGGSGAQARAVIDGLDADVVTLALEGDINAIVSKSKKINPDWRTKFENNSAPYTSTIIFLVRKGNPKGIHDWNDLVKDGVQVITPNPKTSGGARWNYLAAWAYANANDGGDEAKTKEFVGKLYANAPVLDTGARGSTVTFAQKGLGDVLIAWENDAYLALDEFGADNFELVYPPTSILAEPPVAIVDANVDAKGTRKVAEAYLGWLYSKEGQTIIAKNHYRPAKPELVAAEDLPKTPAIKLISIDDPLFGGWKKAQPYHFGDGGIFDQIYKPAQ
- the cysW gene encoding sulfate ABC transporter permease subunit CysW, producing MADPEIKSWEPHHESRSAAVTESRPAQAVLMTIVFAFLGIFLLLPLIIVFHEAFAKGIGAYLQSLGDADTRSAIRLTLLVAAISVPLNIVFGISAAWAIAKFEFKGKAFLTTLIDLPFSVSPVISGLVYVLLFGAQGLLGGWLKAHGIVILFAVPGIVLATVFVTFPFVARELIPLMQEQGNGDEEAALSLGANGWQTFWYVTLPNVKWGLLYGVLLCNARAMGEFGAVSVVSGHIRGLTNTMPLHVEILYNEYNAVGAFAVASLLAGLALVTLVLKTLLEMRYGAELAATRGH
- a CDS encoding ABC transporter permease, with product MSETTLGGIAGHMPKFLRRADPAVLTAFACIVLLLFLGSLYSRSFLSPEYLLQQLKVASFLGVIATGMMLVILLGQIDLSVPWAVAAGAMMACAAAAYGPVGVALAIPFGIFCGVLIGVVNGIGVAYLRIPSMIITLATNAVAQGLMVVYTGGFSPQDSATTAMRYLATGFTIPGVPNAVIIWAVIGAATVFVLSRTSFGRTVYGIGNRERAAYLSGIDTRRVVMIAFAVSGGLSAFGGVLLAGYASKAAQSMGDTYLLPSIAAVVLGGTSILGGRGSYLGTVAGVILITLLQSILSVMQMPEAGRQIIYGVVIVAMLLLYGRAPASR
- a CDS encoding RrF2 family transcriptional regulator: MLTKKGKYGLKALVHLSGLPVGQLAFVNDIAVANNIPKKFLDAILGELRNAGFVQSRKGKEGGYRLARPAAEIKIGHVVRVLDGPLAPIPCASRTQYQRCEDCDEATCQVRHMMLEVRQAIAEVLDNRSLAAMRDADNDDFPVELTSQI
- a CDS encoding ABC transporter permease, which produces MKDWRYWLAEQRGTLLALGIFIVMFIIYTSNHPAGFTANVVQTAANKGVLLAFVAMAQTLVVITAGIDLSVGMIFLLTNCLASWLVVGTPTQTALGVIAVLAVGLLCGAINGAIVIYGRLQPIVATIATGAVYYGIGLLLRPFPGGSVNEDFADALTGRVFDVVPASLVVLLAVVLVVWVPFSRSVLGRAAYAAGSSETAAYMSGVPIRRGKFAAYTLAGLLAAIGGLFLTFFTYTGEAAYASGNSYTLFSIAAVVLGGVSLFGGKGSAIGAIFGALAFRTIGDLLFVFDFDPLWQPLFQGVILLIAVSLGAFALFRVRNRLEWFL